One Colius striatus isolate bColStr4 chromosome 7, bColStr4.1.hap1, whole genome shotgun sequence DNA segment encodes these proteins:
- the LOC104554799 gene encoding synaptotagmin-9, whose amino-acid sequence MPGDREDEICQKALQLLADLCSVGAVENENCRDFIYYLRDRARPRLSDSDISISLLSLVVTACGLALFGVSLFVSWKLCWIPWRERGLPFGNKDAKQESLNYTDTETNDHDYSEDYLGQPTAYPESSMKISHTSPDIPLDAQVGTKENCVHNARMHRQITEPTSSARHNSIRRQLNLSNPDFNIQQVQKQQQLTGIGRIKPELYKQRSVDTDDGRRSNSKACGKLNFILKYDCDLEQLIVKIHKAINLPAKDFSGTSDPYVKIYLLPDRKTKHQTKVHRKTLNPVFDEVFLFSVPYNDLNARKLHFSVYDFDRFSRHDLIGQVIVDNFLDLADFPRECNIWKDIEYVTNDNVDLGDLMFSLCYLPTAGRLTITIIKARNLKAMDITGASDPYVKVSLMCEGRRLKKRKTSTKRNTLNPVYNEAIVFDVPPENIDQINLSIAVMDYDRVGHNEVIGVCQVGNDAESLGRDHWNEMLSYPRKPIAHWHPLAEGPIQQKCYAGLLRLDGCRRGFLTLLTYSAEIWHSC is encoded by the exons ATATCTCGATAAGCTTGCTCTCCTTAGTTGTCACAGCCTGTGGTCTTGCTCTGTTTGGTGTCTCTCTGTTCGTATCCTGGAAACTTTGCTGGATCCCTTGGCGAGAGCGTGGTCTGCCATTTGGGAACAAAGACGCCAAACAAGAATCACTGAACTACACAGATACAGAGACCAATGACCATGACTACAGCGAGGATTATCTGGGTCAGCCTACAGCCTATCCAGAGTCCTCCATGAAGATCAGCCACACGTCCCCTGACATTCCATTAGATGCTCAGGTGGGAACGAAGGAGAACTGTGTACACAATGCGCGAATGCATCGTCAGATCACTGAACCAACCTCTTCTGCTCG GCATAATTCAATCCGAAGACAGCTCAACCTCTCCAACCCCGACTTCAACATTCAGCAGGtccagaaacagcagcagctgacgGGGATTGGCCGCATTAAGCCAGAGCTATATAAACAAAGATCAGTGGACACAGACGATGGCCGGAGGAGTAATAGCAAGGCATGTGGAAAACTGAACTTTATTCTGAAATATGATTGTGATTTAGAGCAGCTGATAGTGAAGATACACAAGGCCATCAACCTGCCAGCAAAGGACTTCTCTGGAACTTCAGATCCATATGTGAAGATATATCTGCTTCCTGATAGGAAGACAAAACACCAGACTAAAGTGCACAGAAAGACCTTAAATCCAGTATTTGATgaagtttttttgtttagtgTCCCATACAATGACCTGAACGCAAGGAAACTCCACTTCTCTGTGTATGACTTTGACAGATTCTCCAGGCATGACTTGATTGGCCAAGTGATAGTGGATAATTTTTTAGATTTGGCAGATTTTCCCAGGGAATGTAATATTTGGAAGGATATTGAATATGTCACCAAT GATAACGTGGATCTTGGTGACCTGATGTTTTCACTCTGCTACCTTCCAACGGCTGGTAGACTAACTATTACAATAATAAAGGCAAGAAATTTAAAGGCAATGGATATCACAGGAGCATCAG ATCCCTACGTGAAGGTTTCTTTAATGTGTGAAGGAAGGCgactaaagaaaagaaaaacttccaCCAAGAGGAATACCCTTAATCCCGTTTACAATGAAGCCATAGTCTTTGACGTCCCTCCAGAAAACATTGACCAAATTAACTTGTCGATAGCTGTTATGGATTATGACCG TGTAGGTCACAATGAGGTCATTGGAGTATGTCAAGTAGGCAACGATGCAGAAAGCCTAGGTCGGGACCACTGGAATGAGATGCTGTCATACCCTCGGAAACCCATTGCTCACTGGCATCCCCTTGCAGAG GGCCCTATTCAGCAGAAATGTTATGCAGGTCTTCTGCGCTTGGATGGCTGCCGAAGAGGCTTCCTCACCCTTTTAACCTATTCAGCAGAAATTTGGCATTCCTGTTGA